AACCCGCGACAATCGCCGTGACCAGCCCTGTCGCAGGGTCCGCGCCGGAGGCGATGGCGATGGCGAGGCTCAGCGGGATGGCGACCATCGCGACCGTGATCCCGGCAAAAAGATCGGCCAAGAAAAGCTGGCGCGAATAGCTTTGCTGCGTGGTCAGGATCTTCGGTTTCATCGCCCGCAGGGTAATGCGCCGGACATTATCAATCCAGCCGGAATTCCGTTCATAACGTCCTATTTTCAGTCAGTTACGAGACATTCACGAAAAGGGACAAACCATCACAGCTCGTCCCGCCAGCGATTGACCAGCGGATAGCGGCGGTCGAGCCAGAAGGCCTTGGTCGAAATCCGCGGCCCCGGTGCGGCCTGATAGCGTTTCCATTCGCTCATATAAAGCAGCCGCTCGACCTTCTTCACGGTTTCCGCATCGAAACCGCGCGCGACGAGTTCCTTCAGCGACAGATCCTCCTCGACCAGACCGAACAGGATTTCGTCCAGCACGTCATAGGGCGGCAGCGAGTCGCTGTCTTTCTGATCGGGACGCAGTTCCGCGCTTGGCGGCTTGGTGATGATCTGCGGCGGAACAACCTCGCCCTTCTGGCCCATCATCCAGCCACGGTGGTTTGCATTGCGCCAGCGGCAGGTCTCGAACACGCGGGTTTTGTAGAGATCCTTGATCGGGTTATAGCCGCCCGCCATGTCGCCGTAGATGGTGGCATAGCCCACGGCGACCTCGGATTTATTGCCTGTGGTCAGCAGCATCTCGCCGAACTTGTTGGAGATCGCCATCAGCATGACGCCGCGCAGGCGGGACTGGATGTTTTCCTCGGTCACGTCGGGCTTCGTGCCCTCCATCAGATGCGCCAGAGCGCCCGAGACCGCATCGCGCGCGCCGTCGATCTTTACCGTATCCAGCCGGACGCCAAGCCGGGTCGCGCAGTCGGCGGCGTCGTCGAGGCTGGCTTGCGAGGTGTATTCGGACGGCAGCATCACGCAGCGGACATTGTCAGGCCCGACCGCGTCTGCCGCAATCGTCGCGACAAGCGCCGAATCGATGCCGCCCGACATGCCCAGCAGCACCTTGCGGAAGCCGTTCTTGCGGACATAGTCGCGCAGGCCGGTCAGCATGGCGCGATAATCCTGCTCCCACTCATCGGGCTGGTCGTCCATCCGCCCCGACTTGCAGCGCCAGCCCTGATCGGTGCGGGTGAAGTCGATATGCTCGATCACCTCGTCGAAAGGCGGAAATTGCACCACCTTCTCCGCCCCGCCATCCGGGCCGGGGTTCAGCACGAAACTGGCCCCGTCATAGATCTGGTCATCCTGCCCGCCGACCGAGTTCAGATAGACCAGAGGCAGCCGGTTTTCGACCACGCGGGCGACCATATGCCCCATGCGCAGGTCCAGCTTGTTGCGGTGATAGGGGGAGCCGTTCGGGACGACGAGGATCTCCGCCCCCGATTCTTCCAGCGTCTCGGCCACTTCCGGCCACCAGCTATCCTCGCAGATGGGCGAGCCGAAGCGGACGCCGCCGACAACATAAGGACCGGAAACCGGGCCGGAATCGAACAGGCGCATTTCGTCGAAAAGCTGCTTATGCGGCAGGTCATGTTTCAGGATACGGGCGACGATCTTGC
The genomic region above belongs to Paracoccus sp. SCSIO 75233 and contains:
- a CDS encoding NAD+ synthase: MTDSIRITLAQLNPTLGDLEGNAAKARSAWEKGRDAGAAIVYLPEMFITGYQTQDLVLKAGFTDHAVQQVEALARECADGPALGIGTPWRSDGKLYNAYFICEGGKIVARILKHDLPHKQLFDEMRLFDSGPVSGPYVVGGVRFGSPICEDSWWPEVAETLEESGAEILVVPNGSPYHRNKLDLRMGHMVARVVENRLPLVYLNSVGGQDDQIYDGASFVLNPGPDGGAEKVVQFPPFDEVIEHIDFTRTDQGWRCKSGRMDDQPDEWEQDYRAMLTGLRDYVRKNGFRKVLLGMSGGIDSALVATIAADAVGPDNVRCVMLPSEYTSQASLDDAADCATRLGVRLDTVKIDGARDAVSGALAHLMEGTKPDVTEENIQSRLRGVMLMAISNKFGEMLLTTGNKSEVAVGYATIYGDMAGGYNPIKDLYKTRVFETCRWRNANHRGWMMGQKGEVVPPQIITKPPSAELRPDQKDSDSLPPYDVLDEILFGLVEEDLSLKELVARGFDAETVKKVERLLYMSEWKRYQAAPGPRISTKAFWLDRRYPLVNRWRDEL